One Nitrososphaerales archaeon DNA window includes the following coding sequences:
- a CDS encoding UPF0147 family protein has product MMLAAKKQKEKENEERLAKAMEILNNVADNATTPRNIRKVVKDIATSLEDKEFSISVRAANAISTLDDLSQDPNMPSYVRVTLWQAVSVLESIRE; this is encoded by the coding sequence ATGATGTTGGCTGCAAAGAAACAGAAGGAAAAGGAAAACGAGGAAAGACTTGCAAAAGCGATGGAGATATTGAACAATGTGGCTGATAATGCTACAACTCCAAGGAACATACGCAAGGTTGTAAAGGATATTGCCACATCTCTAGAGGACAAGGAGTTCAGCATTTCTGTTCGTGCTGCAAATGCTATAAGTACCCTCGATGATCTCTCTCAGGATCCAAACATGCCTTCTTACGTAAGGGTAACGCTCTGGCAGGCTGTTTCAGTGTTAGAAAGTATCAGAGAATAG